The region ACGTGGTTGGGCATATCTATCACCACTCTATGGTAGTTATACTACTGAATACGAATTCCCAAGACCAAAAGGAGAAATAGGTAAATTTTTCTGCCCTCATTGTGAAGCTGAACTCGCATCTCCGTGGTTGTGCGAGGAATGCAGAGCTCCTATAGTGAGGATGGATTTTATAGAAGGTGGTAAAATTCAGATATGTTCAAGACGTGGCTGTAAAAGGCATCTTGTAGAATTTGAGAATTTAGAAGCTGAGTTGCGTGCATTTTATATGTCCTGGCTTTAAGATGTGGTTACAAATTGGCATGTCAGAACCTCCTCTTTTTCACTTCTTCTTCCGGTAAAATTATCCCCTAAAACCTGTCCTGTAAGGATTGTTTTTTCTATTACCTCCCCTCTGCTTCTGCACAGCATTCCACGAATCATCTTATCTGCCCCTATTTTGTTGTCTCTCATCTCCTTTGTCAAGTCTTGTTTTAATTTTTTTGATAAGTGTGCTTTCGCTGGTGTATCGCAGCCATTCTCCTTTAACTTATAGCCCTGATGAGTTCTCCTGTAGTTATAATACTCCATAAATTCATCTAAATCAAGTTGTAGCTCCTCTATAGTCCTATATCCTTTCTTTCTGAAAGCTAAAGAGTAGAATTCATCTAAGAGAGTTTTGTTTAACCTCTCAACATAACCATTGGTCCAGGGATGCCTAACTTTGGTAGTAGTATGCCGAATTCCTAACCTCTGGCACATCTTCTCAAATTTATGCTTTGGTTTCGCTTCCTCATGCCAAGTTGTATATTCTGTCCCACAGTCTGTAAGAAGTCTTTCTATTCTCACTCCTGTGAATTTTTTGATAAGATAGTTTCCCACAAAATCACAGGAAGTATCCGTAGTTTTGCTATCGTAAATCTTTGCTGCACCAAAAGAAGAAAAGCAATCACAAGCAACCTGATGATAAATTCTACCCACCCCTTTCAAACAACCAATATAGAAAGTGTCTTCACTTACCAACTGCCCCGGATAAGAGACTTCTATATGGTTAGTTTTAGATTTCTCTTTGTCTCTTTGAAGCTCATCAAGAGTCACAATTTCTCCATTTAATTTCCTTACCAATTCTAATCGCATTTTTGCGGTATGCAGTCCTCTCCTTCGTAGAACATTGTAAATCCCAGTATGCCCAATAATAATATTTCTTCTCTTCAGTTCTGTAGATATTCTTGCTGATCCATAAGTGGGATATTCTCTGACGAACTCCAGTATTTTCTCCTCAAGCTCAATTGACACTTTATTAGGCATTTTGGGACTTGCTCTGACTCTTGTTCTTAAACCTTCATTTCCTTCCTTATCTCTTCTTTTTTTCCACTTATCCACAGGACCCTGCGGATAGAACCATTTCCTGCTCACATGATACTTGCTACAGAGAGATGTTATAGGAATCTCTTTCTTATCTGCTTCTTCAAATATTTTCACTCTCATATGGTAAATAAAGCCCTTCTCGCTCATCGCCAGTCCCTCTTTTTACTAATATTTTATTGAAAGTTCTGGCTAAAGTCAAAAGAGAAACGTTATTCTCTTGATTCACAGCTTCCATAATTTTGCTTTTTCTCTTTTACTAAATATTGTAACCATCACTTAAAGATACTACATATAAATATTTAAATGGAGCAGATGTAGAAGGAGAAAGGCAATTGTTAAATCTCTATGTCTTTAAGAAGGTTTACAAAAGGCAAATCTTTAATCTTTTTGTAAAGTTTCTTATCGGCTGTTGTATATTGGAATCCCAGTTCTTGAGCCAAAGCAATGTAAAGTGCGTCATAAAAAGATATGTCTCTTTCATATGCGAGTCGAATAGATACTATAGTAACATCTAATATAGGGGTTACGATGTCTAAGTCCAAATTATATAAGTCCTTAATGCATTTCAAAGTCTCTGCTTGTGAAAAAATGGAGGTATATCTGAGGACATTGGAAACTTCTGAGACAAGAAGATCTGGGACTGCGATGGTAATTTCTCCCCTTATGTATGCGTCGAACAATAGTTTAGCCTGTTCACTATCTGCCTCCTCAATAAATTATTTCAGGATAACCGATGCGTCCAGAACGTACATTAGCGTTTATCTCTCCATTTACGAATCTCTTCAACACTATCCCAGCCTTTTGGAGCTTTACGCCGTAGTCTCTCTATTGAACGGGCAGCTTTCTGTATTTTTTTATAATCTCGCATCCTGGCTCCAATTAGAAGCGACGCTCTTTTTTGCATTAAATTCAAATTGTCAAGTTCTACTTGCTTCACCATTTTCTTCACCTCCAGTTTTAGTATACTGTACATCAGCAAGAAAGTCAAAGGAAAAAGTATATTAGAAATGATAACTATAAATTTAAATGGAGTAGAGGTTAAAGTAGAAGAGGGGTGGAGTATTCTTGAGGCTTGCAAGTTTTATGGCATACCTATACCTACTCTTTGCTGGAATGAAGGCCTCACTCCTTACGGAGCTTGCAGGCTTTGTATAGTTGAAGTAGGGCCACCCGTAAGTTTTGAGGTTGTTTCATCTTGTACTTATCCTGTAAGTGAGGGGCTCATACAAAGCGGATAATTGAGACAAGGAAAGCGCTTATAGAACTACTTGTAGCCCTATGCCCACAGTCAAAGACTGTTCAGGATTTGGCATCTAAGTATGGGGTGACTCGTGTTAGATTTAAGCCTAAAAATGAAGATTGTGTTCTATGTGGCTTATGTGTAAGGATGTGCACTGAGCAGATGGATGCAAGAGCTATAGGGTTTGTTAATCGTGGTACAAATAGAAAGATTACTACCCCATTTGATATAAAGTCTGAGGTTTGCAGGACTTGTGGTGCTTGTATCTATATTTGCCCTGCTTGCCAACTCAGATGTCAAGGACCTGAGCCACCTGGAGTTCTATGCAACTCGTGTCTTAATATCTCTTATCCATGTGTTGATGTGTATGACAAGACGATGTGCTATATGGAGCCTTGTGGAGCTTGCTTAATAAAAGAAGCAGAAGAGAGGAAATCTAAATTGTGATTACACAGATTATGAAAAATCAGATTACACGGATGAAAAATAGAGATTTATGCTTTATCTGTGTAATCTTAAATAAATCTGTGTAATCAGAATAAAAGGAAGGGAAAATGAGTTTAACAAAAATAAATGCATCAGTGGCCACACTGACCAAGAATAGAACTGATACTTCCATAAATCAGTTATCCGGGATGTGTGTAACTTGTGTAGATGGCTGTATCGGGATGTGTGAAATTGGTAAATCTGGATATAGAGGGTCAGAGGTTATATATCCACAGCCCTATGGAATTATTACATCTGGGGCTGAAAAAAAACTATCCAATAGATTATTCTCATTTTACTATAATGGGCACTTGTGTCGGTGCAAAAGGGATTGAACCTGACTCTGATAAAGCTATCTTCCCAAACGTTAATCTTGAGACCAAAATTGGGCATAATAAAGGAATAAAGTTAAAGCTACCTTTTATAATTC is a window of bacterium DNA encoding:
- a CDS encoding 4Fe-4S dicluster domain-containing protein, producing the protein MASKYGVTRVRFKPKNEDCVLCGLCVRMCTEQMDARAIGFVNRGTNRKITTPFDIKSEVCRTCGACIYICPACQLRCQGPEPPGVLCNSCLNISYPCVDVYDKTMCYMEPCGACLIKEAEERKSKL
- a CDS encoding type II toxin-antitoxin system VapC family toxin, with product MEEADSEQAKLLFDAYIRGEITIAVPDLLVSEVSNVLRYTSIFSQAETLKCIKDLYNLDLDIVTPILDVTIVSIRLAYERDISFYDALYIALAQELGFQYTTADKKLYKKIKDLPFVNLLKDIEI
- a CDS encoding IS481 family transposase; this translates as MSEKGFIYHMRVKIFEEADKKEIPITSLCSKYHVSRKWFYPQGPVDKWKKRRDKEGNEGLRTRVRASPKMPNKVSIELEEKILEFVREYPTYGSARISTELKRRNIIIGHTGIYNVLRRRGLHTAKMRLELVRKLNGEIVTLDELQRDKEKSKTNHIEVSYPGQLVSEDTFYIGCLKGVGRIYHQVACDCFSSFGAAKIYDSKTTDTSCDFVGNYLIKKFTGVRIERLLTDCGTEYTTWHEEAKPKHKFEKMCQRLGIRHTTTKVRHPWTNGYVERLNKTLLDEFYSLAFRKKGYRTIEELQLDLDEFMEYYNYRRTHQGYKLKENGCDTPAKAHLSKKLKQDLTKEMRDNKIGADKMIRGMLCRSRGEVIEKTILTGQVLGDNFTGRRSEKEEVLTCQFVTTS
- a CDS encoding 2Fe-2S iron-sulfur cluster-binding protein gives rise to the protein MITINLNGVEVKVEEGWSILEACKFYGIPIPTLCWNEGLTPYGACRLCIVEVGPPVSFEVVSSCTYPVSEGLIQSG